The DNA segment AATATGAGTCAATGCGCATCTGAATTTTCTGGTATTTTTTGCCAATAACATATGATAAAATCATACGACTAAAATATTAGTATGGCTGTGTTTTTAAAATTTGATGAAAAACACTGGTGTTATGCGAATAAGCGGATAAATTTTAACCTTGATAAATAGTTTTGGATGAAAGGTAAATATGTCAGTTATTGTTAAGCAGGATATTGTTGAGAAAAAAATACTATTGATCAGAGGCATGAATGTAATATTAGATAAAGACCTTGCTGAACTTTACGACGTAAAAACAAAATCACTAAATCTTGCGGTAAAAAGGAATATAGATAGATTCCCACAGGATTTTATGTTTCAATTATCAAAAGAAGAATTTGCTGACTTGAGGTTTCAATTTGAAACCTCAAGATGGGGCGGTATTAGATATCTGCCTTACGTATTTACCGAGCAGGGTGTTGCTATGCTTTCCAGTGTCCTTAACAGTAAAAGAGCAATTCAGGTGAACATCGCTA comes from the Bacteroidota bacterium genome and includes:
- a CDS encoding ORF6N domain-containing protein, which gives rise to MSVIVKQDIVEKKILLIRGMNVILDKDLAELYDVKTKSLNLAVKRNIDRFPQDFMFQLSKEEFADLRFQFETSRWGGIRYLPYVFTEQGVAMLSSVLNSKRAIQVNIA